The nucleotide sequence AATTCACTCAAATTCCATTTTGGCCAACCTTAAAATCAACCTGGCGTGAGCAAGACTGGAGCGCTAAGGCGTTAGCGGCCATGTTCTGGCAGGGGTTAAAAGAATCAAAAATGGTGCTGCGCTGGGTATTCTTCGGCATTGTGCTGGTGGCTCTGATTCGTGCTTTTGTGCCAGAAGACAGCTTTGGTGTGTGGTTTGGTGCCAGCCTGTCTGGCTTATTCCTGACTTTGCTGGCAACAACAGTGATTGAAGTGTGCTCTGAAGGCTCCAGCCCGATTGCCGCTGATCTGGTTAACCGGGCCGGTGCGCCGGGCAATGCCTTTACCTTCCTGATGGCCGGTGCCGCGACGGATTACACTGAAATTATGGCGCTGCGGGATACCACTCAGAGCTGGAAAATAGCGCTGTTTTTGCCATTAATCTCAGTGCCCCAGGTATTGTTTATTGGTTGGTTGATCAATCTTTACGCCGCCTGATCTGTATTCACAATAAAACACCTGTATATTGGTTGTATAAATCATGTATAGGTGTTTTATGTTATACCGTTATCTTCTTGTTTTGTCGTCTTCTGCATTAGCCGCTTGTGGCAGTGTTGAAGTGTCGACCAATGAATCATTCCCCCACGAGTTAAACCCTCGCACCTTTTTTGAAGGAAAGATTTGCGCAGATGGGGTGGTACGTGATTATTCCGGACAGCAGATTCGCCACTTTAATGCCGAGATTATTGCCAGCTGGGATAGCGATGGAGTCGGCACCTTAGCCGAAGAATTTCGTTTTAACGACGGAATTGAATACCGTACCTGGACGCTGGCACCGCTGATGGAGGATGAGACCGTTGTCGCTTATTCAGCATCCGCCACAGATGTGCCACAAGCCACACGCATGGAGTTTTCCGGTAATGCCATTCATATGGATTATCAGCTGAATTATCAGACTGGCGTTGACGATTCTGGCAAACCAGAAACCCTATCGCTGACCATGACGGATCGTATGTATCAGGTTGCTGAGGGTGTGGTGGTGAACGAAACCATGATGTCGAAGTTTGGTATCGACGTAGGGCAGGTGCTACTGGTGATGCGCCAGGTCGGCGAAGAACATTCCTGCTGGATGAATGAGGGCGTTTAGCCCTCATTCTTATTTGGGTATCAGGCTGATTTTGCCTCGGTTGTTTAAGATCTCAGGCTGATAGTGGACTGCCCCATAAATCGTATTCATCAGAGTGCTCAATTACCACGTCGATCATGTCACCCGGCTGGCAATCCTGAAAGCCATTCAGATACACCATGCCGTCGATGTTTGGCGCATCCGCATACGTGCGGCCGATTGCGCCTTCTTCGTCGACTTCATCGATCAATACCGTCATGGTTTGGCCAATACGTCGTGCTAATTTACGGTTACTGATTTCTTGCGCTTTGGCCATAAAGCGTTCCCAGCGCTCTTGTTGAATATCTTCTGGGATATGATCCGGCAGTTCATTGGCCTTAGCGCCTTCAACCGGGCTGTATTTAAAGCAGCCAACCCGATCTAACTCGGCTTCGTCCAGCCAG is from Bacterioplanoides sp. SCSIO 12839 and encodes:
- a CDS encoding DUF3833 family protein, whose translation is MLYRYLLVLSSSALAACGSVEVSTNESFPHELNPRTFFEGKICADGVVRDYSGQQIRHFNAEIIASWDSDGVGTLAEEFRFNDGIEYRTWTLAPLMEDETVVAYSASATDVPQATRMEFSGNAIHMDYQLNYQTGVDDSGKPETLSLTMTDRMYQVAEGVVVNETMMSKFGIDVGQVLLVMRQVGEEHSCWMNEGV